Proteins encoded together in one Planctomyces sp. SH-PL14 window:
- the rpmG gene encoding 50S ribosomal protein L33 yields MAREYVWLECTETSLRTYRTPKETRGTERLTLKKYNKKLRKHTDHKESRKK; encoded by the coding sequence ATGGCCCGTGAATATGTCTGGCTCGAGTGCACGGAAACGAGCCTCCGCACTTACCGGACTCCCAAGGAAACGCGCGGCACCGAGCGGCTGACGCTGAAGAAGTACAACAAGAAGCTCCGCAAGCACACCGATCACAAGGAATCGCGGAAGAAGTGA
- a CDS encoding phosphopantothenoylcysteine decarboxylase, whose protein sequence is MRVLITAGPTREYLDDVRYLSNASSGQMGYSIAEACLAAGWEVILVSGPVSIAPPKSPLCETRAVETTADMLARCVEAYPGCDGVIATAAVCDYKPVQRVTGKMSKSGGPITIEMIETDDVLANLGSMKRPDQWILGFALEAQNPRENALQKLRRKNCDWIILNSPAAIGSADNSVELIGSAGDTAATWSGPKTQVAAQMVAWLQATLSPPAKPARRKKA, encoded by the coding sequence ATGCGCGTCCTGATCACCGCCGGCCCCACGCGGGAATACCTCGACGACGTCCGGTACCTCTCGAACGCCAGCAGCGGCCAGATGGGCTACTCGATCGCCGAGGCCTGCCTCGCCGCCGGCTGGGAGGTCATTCTGGTGAGCGGGCCGGTCTCGATCGCCCCCCCGAAGTCTCCCCTTTGCGAGACCCGCGCCGTCGAGACGACGGCGGACATGCTCGCCCGATGCGTCGAAGCCTATCCCGGATGCGACGGGGTCATCGCCACGGCGGCCGTCTGCGATTACAAGCCGGTCCAGCGCGTGACGGGCAAGATGTCGAAGTCGGGCGGCCCGATCACGATCGAGATGATCGAGACGGACGACGTGCTGGCCAACCTCGGTTCGATGAAGCGGCCCGACCAGTGGATCCTCGGCTTCGCGCTCGAAGCCCAGAACCCGCGGGAGAACGCGCTGCAGAAACTCCGCCGCAAGAACTGCGACTGGATCATCCTCAACAGCCCGGCGGCGATCGGATCGGCCGACAACTCCGTCGAACTCATCGGGAGCGCCGGCGACACGGCCGCCACGTGGTCGGGCCCGAAGACGCAGGTGGCCGCCCAGATGGTGGCCTGGCTCCAGGCGACCCTCTCTCCTCCGGCGAAACCGGCCCGCCGCAAGAAGGCCTGA
- a CDS encoding vWA domain-containing protein: MSLLNPALLAGLGLVAVPVILHLLLRQKPKPMLFPALRLIQKRSMQNSRRFRLRHWWLLFLRMAVLGLIVFALTRPSLPPANYGLSSREFVTLAVVAVAGIATYLVLLRRSKTQGENRSDFAYRRTLLRGWTTAGTLAALALLVGWPYQRRVAAEITSPSPQAVIDLPVAAVFLFDTSLSMTYFQEGQSRLEVARTLAENHLGELPVGSKVAVADTASDNPLIFQSTLIAAKSRMTELKPEPIGLPLNQRLRSALSLQEDDRRRTLAELGNLPEQSRKDQYLRRVYILTDLASHQWQTSAAALLKADLERLAQVGVYLIDVGEMQPRNAAIRAVRLSRQKIPTGGNLLVQGTVQVDGESSGTLPLRLLLNDAQGNPIQRGRVDAKVESGQPATVEFEMLTGLVGNVVHGEVRIESSDPLAFDDAQFFTIEVGDPTPVLVVAPSEAVAFEWLVALEPFDDRSTEKNRFAVTFATPQELESADLQKYQTVYLVNVPGPSDAVWSQLDRFVDAGGGLGILLGAPSPPIKPELYNRPKAQVFLPGQLMSSTSQSRHRIKLEHEHPMFWKFRQYEGNGSFAITEQEVSIFRFWRVDPAAGTTILARYNDPDNAPALIEKTHGRGRTVMFTTGVNLPDAERQRWNNFPSTLLAPWVFRAFADQMTEYLSRVSESSYNFLAGEEPRLAVSPSPVDRGFRLRHPGVLQTRLDVAANASQAAVGRVREIGHFDLIPPDQPQPVTGFSVNARPEESDLTRLKPTEIEDLFGKDRCQVARSLDELKADINTADLGKEIFPILLTLVVVFYCGEHLVANRFYEAENEVAVPR, translated from the coding sequence ATGTCGCTGCTGAATCCCGCATTGCTGGCCGGCCTGGGGCTCGTCGCGGTCCCGGTCATCCTGCACCTGCTGCTCCGCCAGAAGCCGAAGCCGATGCTCTTTCCGGCGCTGCGGCTGATCCAGAAACGGAGCATGCAGAACAGCCGCCGCTTCCGCCTCCGGCACTGGTGGCTTCTCTTCCTGCGGATGGCGGTCCTGGGGCTCATCGTCTTCGCCCTGACCCGCCCCTCGCTCCCCCCCGCCAACTACGGTCTCTCGAGTCGCGAGTTCGTCACGCTCGCGGTCGTCGCCGTGGCCGGGATCGCCACGTATCTCGTCCTCCTGCGGAGGTCCAAGACTCAGGGCGAGAACCGGTCCGACTTCGCCTATCGCCGGACGCTCCTGCGGGGATGGACGACGGCGGGGACGCTGGCGGCTCTCGCCCTGCTCGTCGGCTGGCCCTACCAGCGACGCGTCGCGGCCGAGATCACCTCTCCCTCGCCGCAGGCGGTCATCGACCTGCCGGTGGCGGCGGTGTTCCTGTTCGACACCAGCCTCAGCATGACCTACTTCCAGGAGGGGCAGTCCCGGCTCGAAGTCGCCCGGACGCTGGCCGAGAACCACCTGGGGGAGCTGCCGGTCGGCAGCAAGGTCGCGGTGGCGGACACCGCCTCGGACAACCCGCTGATCTTCCAATCGACGCTCATCGCCGCCAAGTCGCGGATGACGGAGCTCAAGCCCGAGCCGATCGGCCTGCCGCTCAACCAGCGGCTGCGGTCCGCGCTGTCACTTCAGGAAGACGACCGCCGGCGGACGCTCGCCGAACTGGGGAACCTCCCCGAGCAGAGCCGCAAGGACCAGTACCTCCGCCGGGTCTACATCCTGACCGACCTGGCCAGCCACCAATGGCAGACCTCCGCGGCCGCGCTGCTCAAGGCGGACCTCGAACGGCTGGCGCAGGTCGGCGTCTACCTAATCGACGTGGGCGAGATGCAGCCCCGCAATGCCGCGATCCGCGCGGTCCGCCTCTCGCGGCAGAAGATCCCGACGGGCGGAAACCTCCTCGTGCAGGGGACCGTCCAGGTCGACGGCGAATCATCCGGCACGCTCCCGCTCCGGCTCCTGCTGAACGATGCCCAGGGAAACCCGATCCAGCGGGGACGGGTCGATGCCAAGGTCGAATCGGGACAGCCCGCGACCGTCGAGTTCGAGATGCTGACCGGTCTCGTCGGGAACGTCGTCCACGGCGAAGTCCGGATCGAATCGAGCGACCCGCTCGCGTTTGATGACGCACAGTTCTTCACGATCGAAGTCGGCGATCCGACGCCGGTCCTCGTCGTCGCTCCCAGCGAGGCGGTCGCCTTCGAGTGGCTCGTGGCGCTGGAACCGTTCGACGACCGCTCGACGGAGAAGAACCGGTTCGCGGTGACCTTCGCCACACCGCAGGAGCTCGAATCCGCCGACCTGCAGAAGTACCAGACGGTGTACCTCGTCAACGTCCCCGGTCCGTCGGACGCCGTCTGGTCCCAACTGGATCGCTTCGTCGACGCCGGAGGAGGCCTGGGAATCCTCCTCGGTGCCCCGAGCCCGCCGATCAAGCCGGAACTCTACAACCGCCCCAAGGCCCAGGTCTTCCTCCCCGGCCAGCTGATGTCCTCGACCTCCCAGAGCCGGCACCGGATCAAGCTGGAGCATGAGCATCCGATGTTCTGGAAGTTCCGCCAGTACGAGGGGAACGGGAGCTTCGCGATCACAGAGCAGGAAGTGAGCATCTTCCGGTTCTGGCGCGTCGATCCCGCCGCAGGCACGACGATCCTGGCCCGCTACAACGATCCCGACAACGCCCCCGCGCTGATCGAGAAGACGCACGGGCGAGGGCGGACGGTCATGTTCACGACGGGCGTCAATCTCCCGGACGCCGAGCGGCAGCGGTGGAACAACTTCCCCAGCACGCTCCTGGCCCCGTGGGTCTTCCGGGCCTTCGCGGACCAGATGACCGAGTACCTCTCGCGGGTCTCGGAGTCCTCCTACAACTTCCTCGCCGGCGAAGAGCCGCGGCTGGCGGTTTCCCCGTCGCCGGTCGACCGCGGCTTCCGGCTCCGTCACCCGGGCGTGCTGCAGACGCGGCTCGATGTCGCGGCGAACGCCTCTCAGGCCGCTGTCGGCCGCGTGCGGGAGATCGGCCACTTCGACCTGATCCCGCCGGACCAGCCGCAGCCGGTCACCGGCTTCAGCGTCAACGCCCGCCCCGAAGAGAGCGACCTCACGCGGCTCAAGCCGACCGAGATCGAGGACCTCTTCGGAAAAGACCGCTGCCAGGTCGCCCGCTCGCTCGACGAGCTCAAGGCGGACATCAACACGGCCGACCTCGGCAAGGAGATCTTCCCGATCCTGCTGACGCTCGTCGTCGTCTTCTATTGCGGCGAGCACCTCGTCGCGAACCGGTTCTACGAGGCGGAGAATGAAGTCGCCGTCCCCCGATGA
- the nusG gene encoding transcription termination/antitermination protein NusG, with amino-acid sequence MSEPEDTTDDAHDGQAVAASAAPEESAPEAPAAAAVPESPFRWYVLKVQSNREKSIKDSLLKRIKMEGLQEHFGEIVIPTEKVVETKNGKRKVREQKLFPGYMMINMDLNDETWYLVLGTTGIGDFTGAGGKPIPMSDVEVSRMLGLDVPVEGDAEGAAAAGAKDATPQVRFSVAVGEHVKIKEGAFESFEGTVDSLDSTSGKVKVLIQIFGRPTEVELEHWQVEKV; translated from the coding sequence ATGAGCGAGCCGGAAGACACGACCGACGACGCGCACGACGGCCAGGCCGTTGCGGCCTCCGCTGCGCCGGAGGAGTCCGCGCCGGAAGCTCCTGCCGCCGCGGCAGTTCCGGAGTCTCCTTTCCGCTGGTACGTTCTGAAGGTTCAGAGCAACCGCGAGAAGAGCATCAAGGATTCGCTGCTGAAGCGGATCAAGATGGAGGGGCTCCAGGAGCACTTCGGCGAGATCGTCATTCCGACCGAAAAGGTCGTCGAGACGAAGAACGGCAAGCGGAAGGTCCGGGAGCAGAAGCTCTTTCCGGGCTACATGATGATCAACATGGACCTCAACGACGAGACGTGGTATCTCGTCCTGGGCACCACCGGCATCGGCGACTTCACGGGGGCCGGCGGCAAGCCGATTCCGATGTCCGATGTCGAGGTCTCGCGGATGCTCGGCCTGGATGTTCCCGTGGAAGGGGACGCCGAAGGGGCTGCGGCAGCCGGGGCCAAGGACGCCACCCCGCAGGTTCGCTTCAGCGTTGCGGTCGGCGAGCACGTGAAGATCAAGGAGGGGGCCTTCGAAAGCTTCGAAGGGACCGTGGACTCCCTGGACTCGACCAGCGGCAAGGTCAAGGTGCTGATTCAGATCTTCGGTCGCCCGACCGAGGTGGAGCTTGAGCACTGGCAGGTGGAAAAGGTGTAG
- the rplK gene encoding 50S ribosomal protein L11 translates to MAKQKTAEVKVQIPGGQATPAPPVGTSLGPHGVNLGQFVKQFNDATRDLNGMIVPVVISIYNDRSFDFVLKSPPAAVLLKKYAQVAKGAANPRTEKVGTVTKEQVLEIAKTKQKDLNSPNMDHAYRIICGTARSMGITIVE, encoded by the coding sequence ATGGCTAAGCAGAAGACCGCAGAGGTCAAGGTTCAGATCCCGGGTGGCCAGGCAACGCCGGCTCCTCCGGTCGGTACGTCGCTCGGACCGCACGGTGTGAACCTCGGGCAGTTCGTCAAGCAGTTCAACGACGCGACGCGCGACCTGAACGGGATGATCGTTCCGGTCGTGATCTCGATCTACAACGATCGGTCGTTCGACTTCGTTCTCAAGAGCCCGCCGGCGGCCGTCCTTCTCAAGAAGTACGCCCAAGTCGCCAAGGGTGCGGCGAATCCCCGGACCGAGAAGGTCGGGACGGTGACCAAGGAGCAGGTCCTGGAGATCGCCAAGACGAAGCAGAAGGATCTGAATTCCCCCAATATGGATCACGCCTATCGGATCATCTGCGGGACCGCCCGCAGCATGGGGATCACCATCGTCGAGTAG
- the rplA gene encoding 50S ribosomal protein L1 produces MAKLSKRQKFLQEQAAKLGVLDLPKAVAALKKFETSLPAGIKPSKLDQTIEVSIRLGVDPKHADQIVRGSIVYPHGIGKSKRVVVFCQGPNVQVALSAGAEHAGGKELADKIKEGWMDFDVAIATPDMMGVVGPLGRVLGPRGLMPSPRAGTVTMDVANAVREYRAGKVEFRCDDAGIVHTIVGKMSFSEEQLTDNANALLKMIQTLKPTASKGQYVRSVTISGTQTPGVRILA; encoded by the coding sequence ATGGCCAAGCTCTCCAAGCGTCAGAAATTCCTTCAGGAGCAGGCTGCCAAGCTCGGCGTCCTGGATCTCCCCAAGGCGGTTGCCGCCCTCAAGAAGTTCGAAACGAGCCTCCCGGCCGGCATCAAGCCGTCGAAGCTCGATCAGACGATCGAAGTCTCGATCCGTCTCGGCGTCGACCCGAAGCATGCCGATCAGATCGTTCGCGGTTCGATCGTCTATCCGCACGGGATTGGCAAGTCGAAGCGTGTCGTCGTCTTCTGCCAGGGGCCGAACGTTCAGGTCGCCCTGTCGGCTGGGGCGGAGCACGCCGGCGGCAAGGAGCTCGCCGACAAGATCAAGGAAGGCTGGATGGATTTCGACGTCGCGATCGCGACGCCGGACATGATGGGCGTCGTCGGTCCCCTGGGCCGCGTGCTCGGTCCCCGCGGCCTCATGCCGTCGCCGCGGGCCGGGACGGTCACGATGGACGTCGCCAATGCGGTTCGGGAATACCGGGCCGGTAAGGTCGAGTTCCGCTGCGATGACGCCGGAATTGTCCACACGATCGTCGGCAAGATGTCGTTCTCGGAAGAGCAGCTCACCGACAACGCCAATGCCCTCCTCAAGATGATCCAGACGCTGAAGCCGACCGCCTCGAAGGGGCAGTACGTTCGCAGCGTCACGATCTCGGGGACGCAGACCCCGGGTGTCCGGATCCTGGCCTAG
- a CDS encoding DUF3050 domain-containing protein, producing the protein MSTPSPLAQIDARLVPLRGRLLSHPVYDAIRDLAGLTTFMEHHVFAVWDFMSLVKTLQRQLTTITVPWTPPADPISARMINEIVLGEETDLDDEQRPLSHFDLYRSAMTEAGASLEGSESLIREIRAGTPLEPALAGPAIPPAAAEFVRQTFRIIDSGDMPTIVSAFAFGREDLLPRVFRRLVADISQRFPHRLGRFLYYLDRHISLDGEAHGPLAMRLVTRACGDDPELWKRAEEAAVASLEARIALWDAMAAKISASTPA; encoded by the coding sequence ATGTCCACGCCCAGCCCGCTGGCCCAGATCGACGCCCGCCTCGTACCTCTGCGGGGCCGACTGCTCTCGCACCCCGTCTACGACGCCATCCGGGACCTCGCCGGCCTCACCACCTTCATGGAGCACCACGTTTTTGCGGTCTGGGACTTCATGTCCCTCGTCAAGACGCTCCAGCGGCAGCTGACGACGATCACCGTGCCGTGGACCCCGCCGGCCGACCCGATCAGCGCCCGGATGATTAACGAGATCGTGCTGGGAGAAGAGACCGACCTCGACGACGAACAGCGGCCGCTGAGCCATTTCGACCTCTACCGCAGCGCCATGACGGAAGCCGGGGCCTCCCTGGAAGGGTCCGAAAGCCTGATCCGGGAGATCCGGGCGGGGACCCCGCTCGAGCCGGCGCTCGCCGGCCCCGCGATTCCCCCCGCGGCAGCGGAGTTCGTCCGGCAGACCTTCCGCATCATCGACTCGGGCGACATGCCGACGATCGTGTCGGCCTTCGCGTTCGGGCGGGAAGACCTCCTGCCGCGCGTCTTCCGCAGGCTGGTGGCGGACATCTCGCAGCGGTTTCCCCATCGGCTCGGGCGATTCCTGTACTACCTCGACCGCCATATTTCGCTCGATGGCGAAGCGCACGGCCCCCTCGCGATGCGGCTCGTGACCCGGGCCTGCGGCGACGACCCCGAGCTCTGGAAACGGGCCGAGGAAGCCGCCGTCGCGTCGCTCGAAGCCCGCATCGCCCTCTGGGACGCCATGGCGGCAAAGATTTCCGCTTCCACTCCAGCCTGA
- a CDS encoding metallophosphoesterase family protein gives MSSPRTIVVGDVHGCDRALERVLDLAALRESDHLVFVGDLIDRGPQSRQVIERVLRLRSRGLVSVVRGNHEEMFLDALRGGTWAEAWWNHGGPEMLESYGCGLQGIPAEHVALLENSLEWLELDRHIVSHASLSPALPLDRQTVRDLRWQRIDPSAPPHLSGKTVVCGHTPQKRRQPHVHAGWICLDTWVYDRSGCLTGLDLDGGTIYQASQWDDWSDVRPLPGALSEP, from the coding sequence GTGAGTTCACCGCGGACCATCGTGGTGGGAGATGTCCACGGCTGCGACCGGGCGCTCGAGCGCGTCCTCGATCTGGCGGCCCTGCGAGAGAGCGATCATCTCGTGTTCGTGGGGGACCTGATCGACCGTGGGCCGCAGTCCCGTCAGGTCATCGAGCGCGTTCTCCGCTTGCGGTCACGCGGCCTCGTGAGCGTGGTTCGCGGGAACCACGAGGAGATGTTCCTCGATGCCCTGCGGGGCGGGACGTGGGCCGAGGCGTGGTGGAACCACGGCGGGCCGGAGATGCTGGAGTCCTACGGCTGCGGGCTGCAGGGCATTCCCGCCGAACATGTCGCGCTGCTGGAGAACTCCCTCGAGTGGCTGGAGCTGGATCGCCACATCGTCTCCCACGCCTCCCTCTCCCCTGCCCTCCCTCTCGACCGGCAGACGGTTCGGGATCTGCGGTGGCAGCGGATCGATCCCTCGGCTCCGCCCCATCTGTCGGGGAAGACCGTCGTCTGCGGTCACACTCCGCAGAAGCGTCGGCAGCCGCATGTCCACGCCGGCTGGATCTGTCTCGATACCTGGGTCTACGACCGGAGCGGGTGTCTTACGGGCCTCGATCTGGACGGCGGGACGATCTACCAGGCGAGCCAGTGGGACGACTGGAGCGACGTTCGTCCGCTTCCGGGGGCGCTCTCGGAGCCGTGA
- a CDS encoding PRC-barrel domain-containing protein has protein sequence MKTMFQKTTLALGLSAALAIPTLAANAQEAPPRPSADRSDRGAPREEPAPRTAPREAVEDPQAPRDAAPRTTEAAPARQAPVEDAPAAERPAPSGQSYRAKQVLGSQVSITGNVSIGTVEDIVFGDEGYIEYLVVQNEGKLVTVPWEAAKFDFQQRKATVNITQEQFKQVPTYTTNQYPTFSAPQYRAEIFQRYNTTPRVDRRVDRRVDRRN, from the coding sequence ATGAAGACCATGTTTCAGAAGACGACGCTTGCCCTCGGGCTGAGTGCGGCCTTGGCGATCCCGACCCTCGCGGCCAACGCCCAGGAAGCTCCGCCGCGGCCGAGCGCGGACCGCAGCGACCGCGGCGCTCCTCGTGAAGAACCGGCTCCGCGGACCGCCCCGCGCGAAGCGGTCGAAGATCCGCAGGCTCCCCGCGATGCCGCACCGCGGACGACCGAAGCCGCTCCGGCCCGCCAGGCGCCCGTGGAAGACGCTCCCGCCGCCGAACGGCCGGCCCCCTCCGGCCAGAGCTACCGCGCCAAGCAGGTCCTCGGATCCCAGGTGAGCATCACCGGCAACGTCTCGATCGGGACGGTGGAGGACATCGTCTTCGGCGACGAAGGGTATATCGAGTACCTCGTCGTCCAGAACGAAGGGAAGCTCGTGACGGTCCCCTGGGAAGCGGCCAAGTTCGATTTCCAGCAGCGGAAAGCGACCGTCAACATCACCCAGGAACAGTTCAAGCAGGTCCCGACCTACACCACGAACCAGTACCCGACGTTCTCGGCCCCGCAGTATCGGGCCGAGATCTTCCAGCGGTACAACACGACGCCGCGGGTCGACCGCCGCGTCGACCGGCGGGTTGACCGCCGGAACTGA
- a CDS encoding FHA domain-containing protein, with protein MEEHKPRIAGTWSPAAGPWLEIVRGKTSFPCRPIQKDRFLIGAGSQCDLQLGGTSTPMLHCLILATETEVSIEAFVPAPSLRIDGVATRSAELLGGELISIGGVDLRFHARPATASSTRSATLRERFDAAHLSPPESADDTADPADMTMPQLLDALEAEIERVSASEERQELGAMALLEAVRGAADEEVSPEFAPLGEADTAHEFATLPIDTEALTEREEQIREFGEVLSARATELAGIQERLAIQIDQVREKVRLMERPDDSEPLRISA; from the coding sequence ATGGAAGAGCACAAACCGCGAATTGCAGGGACCTGGTCTCCTGCTGCCGGCCCGTGGCTGGAGATCGTCCGGGGGAAGACGAGCTTTCCCTGCCGCCCGATCCAGAAGGACCGGTTCCTGATCGGCGCCGGCAGCCAGTGCGACCTCCAGCTGGGAGGGACGTCGACGCCGATGCTGCACTGTCTGATCCTGGCCACGGAGACCGAGGTCTCGATCGAAGCCTTCGTCCCCGCTCCGTCGCTGCGGATCGACGGCGTGGCGACGCGTTCAGCCGAACTCCTGGGGGGAGAACTGATCAGCATCGGCGGCGTCGACCTGCGGTTCCACGCCCGACCGGCGACCGCCAGCTCGACGCGGTCCGCGACGCTCCGCGAGCGGTTCGACGCCGCTCATCTCTCGCCGCCGGAATCCGCCGACGACACGGCCGATCCGGCGGACATGACCATGCCGCAGCTTCTGGACGCTCTCGAGGCGGAGATCGAGCGGGTCAGTGCGTCCGAAGAGCGGCAGGAGCTCGGCGCGATGGCCCTGCTGGAAGCGGTTCGCGGGGCCGCCGACGAAGAGGTCTCTCCGGAGTTCGCCCCACTGGGGGAGGCCGATACCGCCCATGAGTTCGCCACGCTGCCGATCGACACGGAAGCACTCACGGAGCGGGAGGAGCAGATCCGGGAGTTCGGCGAAGTCCTGTCCGCCCGGGCCACGGAGCTGGCCGGGATCCAGGAACGGCTTGCGATCCAGATCGACCAGGTCCGCGAGAAAGTCCGCCTGATGGAGCGGCCCGACGACTCGGAGCCGCTCCGGATCAGTGCGTGA
- the rpsU gene encoding 30S ribosomal protein S21, with amino-acid sequence MVKLRMRDNESVQDAVRRFRKLVEHSGIKKELRRREYFEKPSERRRREKLRSKQRARINQANNT; translated from the coding sequence GTGGTCAAGTTGCGTATGCGGGATAACGAGTCGGTGCAGGATGCGGTCCGTCGGTTTCGTAAGCTGGTCGAGCACAGCGGGATCAAGAAGGAACTCCGCCGCCGCGAATACTTCGAAAAGCCGAGCGAGCGCCGCCGCCGGGAAAAGCTCCGCTCCAAGCAGCGGGCCCGGATCAACCAGGCCAACAACACCTGA
- the tuf gene encoding elongation factor Tu — MAKENFVRTKPHVNVGTIGHIDHGKTTTTAAILAVQSARGLAKMKSYADIAKGGTVRDETKTVTIAVSHVEYESDLRHYAHIDCPGHADYIKNMITGAAQMDGAILVVSAADGPMPQTREHILLARQVNVPALVVYLNKCDLVDDPELLELVEMEVRDLLNKNGYPGDTVSIIRGNSRAALDTPQDPACQKCIIELMTALDKDIPEPAREQDKPFLMAIEDVFSISGRGTVITGRIERGKIKVGEKAQIIGLRDTQETVVTGVEMFQKTLDEGIAGDNVGLLLRGTGKDDVERGQVLAAPNSVKPHTKFECEVYVLGKEEGGRKTPFFSGYRPQFYFRTTDVTGGVKLMGGADMCMPGDNVKLEVELGKPIAMNEGSRFAIREGGRTVGSGVVTKILA, encoded by the coding sequence ATGGCGAAGGAAAATTTCGTTCGCACGAAGCCGCACGTCAACGTGGGAACCATCGGGCACATCGACCACGGTAAGACGACCACGACGGCGGCGATCCTCGCCGTTCAGTCCGCTCGCGGTCTCGCCAAGATGAAGTCGTACGCCGATATCGCCAAGGGCGGTACGGTCCGCGACGAAACCAAGACCGTGACCATCGCCGTCTCGCACGTCGAGTACGAGAGCGACCTCCGTCACTACGCTCACATCGACTGCCCGGGTCACGCCGACTACATCAAGAACATGATCACCGGTGCCGCCCAGATGGACGGCGCGATCCTGGTCGTGTCCGCCGCCGACGGCCCGATGCCGCAGACCCGCGAGCACATCCTCCTGGCCCGCCAGGTCAACGTGCCCGCCCTCGTCGTTTACCTCAACAAGTGCGACCTCGTCGACGATCCGGAGCTCCTCGAGCTCGTCGAGATGGAAGTCCGCGACCTGCTGAACAAGAACGGCTACCCGGGCGACACCGTGTCGATCATCCGCGGCAACTCCCGCGCGGCTCTCGACACCCCGCAGGATCCGGCCTGCCAGAAGTGCATCATCGAGCTGATGACCGCCCTCGACAAGGACATCCCGGAACCGGCCCGCGAGCAGGACAAGCCGTTCCTGATGGCGATCGAAGACGTGTTCTCGATCTCCGGCCGCGGTACCGTGATTACCGGCCGTATTGAACGCGGCAAGATCAAGGTTGGCGAAAAGGCCCAGATCATCGGTCTCCGCGACACGCAGGAAACTGTCGTGACCGGCGTCGAAATGTTCCAGAAGACCCTCGACGAAGGGATCGCCGGCGACAACGTCGGTCTGCTCCTCCGCGGTACGGGCAAGGACGACGTCGAACGCGGCCAGGTGCTCGCCGCTCCGAACTCGGTCAAGCCGCACACGAAGTTCGAGTGCGAAGTGTACGTGCTGGGCAAGGAAGAAGGGGGCCGCAAGACCCCGTTCTTCAGCGGATACCGCCCGCAGTTCTACTTCCGCACGACGGACGTGACCGGCGGCGTCAAGCTGATGGGCGGAGCCGACATGTGCATGCCTGGCGACAACGTCAAGCTGGAAGTCGAGCTCGGCAAGCCGATCGCCATGAACGAAGGTTCCCGCTTCGCGATCCGCGAAGGGGGCCGCACGGTCGGTTCGGGCGTCGTCACCAAGATCCTCGCCTAG
- the secE gene encoding preprotein translocase subunit SecE: protein MSKALDDQSMFSAFFGTGIFKRTQGRLVRQATAVAIFALAVVGCWRLKETLLSDAPRAVNLGVPVALAAVAAWGAYRIVNYPPFANFLISVEAEMAKVNWPSWEYLRRAAMVVVGVMFLFGAYLAICDYLWVALFRLIGFLEISA, encoded by the coding sequence ATGTCGAAGGCGTTGGACGATCAATCGATGTTCTCCGCGTTCTTCGGGACCGGGATCTTCAAGCGGACGCAAGGGCGGCTGGTTCGTCAGGCGACCGCCGTGGCGATCTTCGCGCTGGCAGTCGTTGGCTGCTGGCGGCTCAAGGAGACCCTCCTGAGCGACGCGCCTCGCGCGGTGAACCTCGGGGTTCCGGTGGCTCTCGCGGCCGTGGCCGCCTGGGGCGCGTACCGCATCGTCAACTACCCGCCGTTCGCCAACTTCCTGATCTCCGTTGAAGCGGAGATGGCCAAGGTCAACTGGCCGAGCTGGGAGTACCTCCGTCGCGCCGCAATGGTGGTGGTCGGCGTGATGTTCCTGTTCGGCGCCTACCTGGCGATCTGCGATTACCTGTGGGTCGCCTTGTTCCGCCTCATCGGGTTCCTGGAAATCAGCGCCTGA